Proteins encoded together in one Benincasa hispida cultivar B227 chromosome 1, ASM972705v1, whole genome shotgun sequence window:
- the LOC120072949 gene encoding ATPase 9, plasma membrane-type: MTDISLEEIKNENIDLERIPVEEVFEQLKCSREGLSSEEGRQRLQLFGPNKLEEKKENKFLKFLGFMWNPLSWVMEAAAIMAIVLANGGGQPPDWQDFVGITALLIINSTISFIEENNAGNAAAALMAGLAPKTKVLRDGRWCEEEAAILVPGDVISIKLGDIIPADARLLEGDPLKIDQSALTGESLPVTRCSGDEVFSGSTVKQGEIEAVVIATGVHTFFGKAAHLVDSTNQVGHFQKVLTAIGNFCICSIAVGMIIEIVVMYPIQHRRYRDGINNLLVLLIGGIPIAMPTVLSVTMAIGSHRLSQQGAITKRMTAIEEMAGMDVLCSDKTGTLTLNKLTVDKSMIEVFVRDVDKDSLILLGARASRVENQDAIDACIVGMLGDPKEAREGIREVHFLPFNPVDKRTAITYIDNDGNWHRVSKGAPEQIIELCDLRDDIKKKAHSIIDKFADRGLRSLAVCRQTVPEKTKESAGGPWQFVGLLPLFDPPRHDSAETIRRALNLGVNVKMITGDQLAIGKETGRRLGMGTNMYPSSSLLGQSKDESIASLPVDELIEKADGFAGVFPEHKYEIVRRLQERKHICGMTGDGVNDAPALKKADIGIAVADATDAARSASDIVLTEPGLSVIVSAVLTSRAIFQRMKNYTIYAVSITIRIVLGFLLIALIWQFDFSPFMVLIIAILNDGTIMTISKDRVKPSPLPDSWKLREIFATGIVLGSYLAIMTVVFFWIANTTDFFSEKFGVHSIRGNDGELTAAVYLQVSTVSQALIFVTRSRSWSFIERPGLLLVFAFFLAQLVATLIAVYANWGFAEMKGIGWGWAGVIWLYSIIFYIPLDILKFATRYALSGKAWNNMIQNKTAFTSKKDYGIGEREAQWAAAQRTLHGLQPPEASELFNDKTNYRELSEIAEQAKKRAEVARLRELHTLKGHVESVVKLKGLDIETIQQHYTV, translated from the exons gaaaataaatttcTCAAGTTTTTGGGCTTCATGTGGAATCCACTTTCGTGGGTTATGGAAGCTGCAGCTATTATGGCTATAGTTCTTGCAAATGGAGGG GGGCAACCACCGGACTGGCAAGATTTTGTGGGGATTACTGCATTGCTTATTATCAATTCCACAATTAGTTTTATAGAGGAAAACAATGCAGGCAATGCTGCAGCTGCACTTATGGCAGGACTAGCACCAAAAACCAAG GTACTTCGTGATGGAAGATGGTGTGAGGAAGAAGCTGCAATCTTAGTTCCGGGAGATGTTATCAGCATTAAGTTGGGAGATATCATTCCAGCAGATGCTCGTTTGTTGGAAGGTGATCCTCTCAAGATTGATCAGTCAGCACTTACAGGTGAATCTTTGCCAGTTACTAGGTGCTCTGGTGATGAAGTGTTTTCTGGTTCCACCGTCAAGCAAGGTGAGATCGAGGCTGTTGTAATTGCCACTGGTGTCCACACCTTCTTTGGGAAGGCTGCTCATTTGGTTGATAGCACAAATCAAGTGGGGCACTTCCAAAAG GTGTTGACTGCCATTGGAAACTTCTGCATTTGCTCGATCGCCGTGGGGATGATAATAGAAATAGTAGTGATGTACCCGATTCAACATCGTAGATATAGAGATGGGATTAACAATCTCTTGGTGCTTCTCATTGGAGGGATTCCAATTGCCATGCCGACAGTGTTGTCAGTCACAATGGCTATTGGTTCCCATAGGCTATCCCAACAGGGTGCTATTACAAAGAGAATGACAGCCATTGAAGAGATGGCTGGAATGGATGTACTTTGCAGTGATAAGACAGGAACTCTAACTCTCAACAAGCTTACAGTTGACAAATCCATGATTGAG GTGTTTGTTAGAGATGTAGACAAAGATAGTTTGATTTTGCTTGGAGCTAGAGCTTCCAGGGTTGAGAATCAAGACGCTATTGATGCTTGCATTGTTGGGATGCTAGGTGATCCCAAGGAG GCCAGAGAAGGCATTAGAGAAGTCCATTTCTTGCCCTTTAACCCAGTTGACAAGCGTACAGCTATTACATATATTGACAATGATGGCAACTGGCATCGAGTTAGCAAAGGAGCACCAGAGCAGATTATTGAACTTTGTGACCTCCGTGATGATATCAAGAAGAAGGCTCATTCAATCATTGACAAATTTGCGGACCGTGGTCTTCGTTCTCTTGCTGTCTGCAGACAAACTGTTCCAGAAAAAACCAAAGAAAGTGCTGGAGGACCATGGCAATTTGTTGGTCTCTTGCCTCTCTTTGATCCTCCAAGGCACGACAGTGCAGAGACAATCCGAAGGGCACTTAATCTTGGTGTCAACGTTAAGATGATCACTGGTGACCAATTGGCAATTGGAAAGGAAACTGGGCGTAGACTTGGAATGGGCACAAACATGTACCCATCTTCCTCACTTCTTGGACAAAGCAAGGATGAGTCAATTGCTTCTTTGCCTGTTGATGAGCTTATTGAGAAGGCCGATGGATTTGCAGGCGTCTTCCCTG AGCACAAATATGAAATTGTGAGAAGGCTTCAAGAGAGGAAGCATATTTGTGGAATGACAGGAGATGGTGTGAATGATGCTCCAGCTTTGAAGAAGGCAGACATAGGAATTGCAGTTGCTGATGCAACTGATGCTGCAAGAAGCGCTTCTGATATAGTCTTGACAGAGCCAGGATTGAGTGTGATCGTGAGTGCTGTTTTAACAAGCAGAGCCATTTTCCAGAGAATGAAGAACTACACCATCTATGCAGTCTCAATAACCATCCGTATTGTACTTGGTTTTCTGCTAATTGCACTCATCTGGCAATTTGACTTCTCCCCTTTCATGGTTTTGATCATAGCCATTCTCAATGATGGCACCATCATGACCATCTCTAAAGATAGAGTAAAACCCTCTCCTCTTCCTGATTCATGGAAGCTCCGTGAGATCTTTGCAACTGGCATTGTCTTGGGCTCATACTTGGCTATTATGACTGTTGTTTTCTTCTGGATTGCTAACACTACCGATTTCTTCTCG GAAAAATTTGGTGTACATTCCATCAGAGGAAACGATGGTGAGCTCACAGCAGCTGTGTATCTTCAAGTCAGCACAGTGAGTCAGGCACTAATCTTTGTGACAAGATCTCGAAGCTGGTCCTTTATCGAACGCCCTGGTCTGCTCTTAGTGTTTGCTTTCTTCCTAGCACAGCTG GTGGCTACTCTGATTGCTGTATATGCCAACTGGGGCTTTGCTGAAATGAAAGGAATTGGCTGGGGATGGGCAGGAGTGATCTGGCTTTACAGCATAATCTTCTACATTCCTCTTGACATTCTCAAGTTCGCTACTCGATATGCATTGAGTGGCAAGGCTTGGAATAACATGATCCAAAACAAG ACTGCTTTCACATCAAAGAAGGATTATGGCATTGGCGAGAGAGAGGCTCAATGGGCTGCAGCTCAACGTACCCTTCATGGCCTACAGCCTCCTGAAGCATCTGAACTCTTCAATGACAAAACCAATTACAGGGAGCTGTCCGAAATCGCTGAGCAAGCCAAGAAACGTGCTGAGGTCGCCag GTTGAGGGAGCTTCATACATTGAAGGGGCATGTTGAATCGGTGGTGAAACTAAAGGGATTGGACATTGAAACTATCCAACAACACTACACTGTTTGA